In Salvelinus alpinus chromosome 20, SLU_Salpinus.1, whole genome shotgun sequence, a genomic segment contains:
- the LOC139546249 gene encoding interferon-induced GTP-binding protein Mx2-like, with protein sequence MYSDDGPRMFQDQLAEKVRPFIDLIDDMRSIGIDKELPLPAIAVVGDQSSGKSSVLESLSGVALPRGTGIVTRCPLQLQLCNNRTVKWEAVISYGEKFRYEFDEPSEVVRHVEQAQNALAGKGVGICEDLITLKITSSTVCDLSLIDLPGIARVAVKGQPEDIGVQIKKLIMKFIKNKITIILAVVPCNVDIATTEALKMAQEVDPEGTRTMAILTKPDLIDPGAEKNVLEIVHNRVIVLNMGYVIVKCRGQKKIDENMSITDAIEEELEFFRNHEHFSSLLREEKATTKCLATKLSNALVKHIKKSLPQMSETIKEKLGEVKHLLSQIEGGPPMEPEEKRKYLIQVITDFNEQITQLSKGDIIVEENLFELMRMEFTEWMECLKNAKSHYHEVVQQVVDEYDQKHRGSELPGFSNYRVFQHVVQKLVSELKRPAMTTLQTIRNMVQKQFDHLSRDSFKYYPYLHLVSMKKIETIQEQQSNIVKERIVEQFEMEMQVYTQDEIFNKHSQKEGTEEGSDHDTRSMYPGLLKAYYEIVVQRLADQVPMLIRYFILKQSAKIVCSEMLDLLHRDDTDNILQEDSETGLYRAKLLAQVDRLVQANDKISSL encoded by the exons atgTATTCTGACGATGGACCGAG GATGTTCCAAGACCAGCTGGCGGAAAAGGTTCGACCCTTCATAGACTTAATAGACGACATGAGATCCATAGGGATAGATAAGGAGCTACCACTGCCAGCCATTGCTGTGGTGGGAGACCAGAGTTCAGGAAAGAGCTCTGTGCTTGAGTCCCTTTCTGGGGTGGCGCTGCCCAGAGGGACTG GTATTGTCACCAGGTGCCCACTGCAACTTCAACTCTGTAACAACAGGACAGTGAAATGGGAGGCTGTCATCTCATACGGAGAGAAATTCAGATATGAATTTGACGAACCTTCAGAAGTCGTGAGACACGTTGAACAAG CTCAGAACGCGTTAGCTGGAAAGGGAGTGGGGATATGTGAAGACCTGATCACTCTAAAGATCACATCCTCCACGGTGTGTGACCTCAGTCTGATTGACTTACCAGGGATCGCCAGGGTAGCTGTGAAAGGACAACCAGAAGACATTGGAGTCCAA ATCAAGAAACTCATTATGAAATTCATAAAGAATAAGATAACCATTATTTTGGCGGTGGTACCATGTAATGTTGACATAGCAACAACAGAGGCCCTGAAAATGGCACAAGAAGTGGATCCTGAAGGCACAAGAACTATGG CCATTCTGACAAAGCCAGACCTGATAGACCCGGGAGCAGAGAAGAATGTGTTGGAAATTGTCCACAATAGAGTCATCGTTCTCAATATGGGTTATGTCATTGTGAAATGTCGTGGTCAGAAGAAAATTGATGAAAACATGTCCATTACTGATGCGATTGAGGAGGAGTTGGAATTCTTCCGAAATCATGAGCACTTCAG CTCCCTCCTGCGTGAGGAGAAGGCAACCACCAAGTGCCTAGCCACCAAGCTCAGCAATGCCCTGGTCAAACACATCAAA AAATCCTTGCCCCAGATGTCAGAGACGATAAAGGAAAAGCTGGGGGAGGTAAAGCATTTATTGAGTCAAATAGAGGGCGGGCCTCCCATGGAACCTGAAGAGAAGAGGAAGTACCTCATTCAG GTCATAACAGATTTCAATGAGCAGATTACCCAACTGTCCAAAGGGGATATTATCGTTGAGGAAAACCTGTTTGAGCTCATGCGAATGGAATTTACAGAGTGGATGGAATGTCTGAAAAATGCCAAATCACATT ACCATGAAGTAGTGCAACAAGTGGTGGATGAATACGATCAGAAGCACAGGGGAAGTGAGCTGCCAGGATTCAGTAACTACAGGGTATTTCAACATGTTGTTCAGAAACTAGTGTCTGAACTTAAGAGACCAGCTATGACGACACTACAGACAATCAGAA acATGGTGCAGAAGCAATTTGATCATTTGTCCAGAGACAGCTTTAAGTATTATCCTTATCTTCATCTGGTCTCAATG aaaaaaattgaAACAATCCAGGAACAGCAGTCAAACATAGTGAAGGAGAGGATCGTGGAGCAGTTTGAGATGGAGATGCAGGTCTACACACAGGATGAAATCTTCAACAAACATAGTCAAAAGGAGGGAACAGAAGAAGGCTCAGATCACGACACCAGGAGCATGTACCCTGGGCTGCTCAAGGCATACTATGAG ATTGTGGTGCAAAGACTGGCTGACCAGGTGCCCATGCTGATCCGTTACTTCATCCTGAAGCAGTCAGCCAAGATTGTgtgcagtgaaatgctggatCTGCTACACAGAGATGACACTGATAACATCCTACAAGAGGATTCAGAGACCGGACTGTATCGTGCAAAGTTGCTGGCCCAAGTGGATCGCCTTGTACAGGCCAATGACAAAATCAGCAGCCTCTGA